The Delphinus delphis chromosome 7, mDelDel1.2, whole genome shotgun sequence genome includes a window with the following:
- the NIFK gene encoding MKI67 FHA domain-interacting nucleolar phosphoprotein, whose amino-acid sequence MAAFTGPAKPLLSLNPQEDTKFKKEVAQVRRRASKQQEKQKLTPGVIYVGHLPPSLYETQIRAYFSQFGTVTRFRLSRSTKTGNSKGYGFVEFESEDVAKIAAETMNNYLFGERLLKCHFIPPEKVHEKLFREWHMPFKRPSYPAVKRYNQNRTLLQKLRMEERFKKKEKSLRKRLAKKGIDYDFPSLVLHKNEENASNTGPRNSRKHQALRKKKKKAALVTPNTPEKTVDSQDPTPVCTPTFLEKRKSEVAKMNDDDKDNEIVFKQPISGVKEETKDTQTPTSSRKKRRKKSTQ is encoded by the exons ATGGCGGCCTTCACTGGCCCGGCCAAGCCGCTCCTGTCCCTGAACCCGCAGGAGGATACCAAGTTTAAGAAGGAGGTGGCACAGGTTCGCCGGCGCGCAAGCAAG CAACAGGAGAAACAAAAACTTACTCCTGGAGTAATCTATGTGGGCCACTTACCTCCGTCGCTTTATGAAACCCAGATCCGAGCATATTTCTCCCAGTTTGGCACTGTTACAAGATTCAGACTGTCCAGGAGTACCAAG ACTGGAAATAGCAAAGGCTATGGCTTTGTGGAGTTTGAATCTGAGGATGTTGCCAAAATAGCTGCTGAAACAATGAACAACTACCTTTTTGGTGAAAGACTCTTGAAGT gtcATTTTATACCACctgaaaaagtacatgaaaaactTTTTAGGGAGTGGCATATGCCATTTAAAAGGCCATCATATCCAGCAGTGAAACGGTATAATCAGAATCGGACACTTCTTCAAAAGCTACGGATGGAAGAGcgatttaaaaagaaggaaaaatcactCAGGAAGAGATTGGCTAAGAAGGGAATTGATTATGACTTCCCTTCACTG GTCTTACATAAAAACGAGGAAAATGCTTCAAACACTGGTCCTCGAAATTCCAGAAAGCACCAG gcTTTacgtaagaagaagaaaaaagcggCTTTGGTCACTCCTAACACTCCTGAGAAGACTGTGGATAGCCAG GACCCCACGCCGGTTTGTACACCAACGTTTTTGGAGAAACGAAAATCTGAAGTGGCTAAAATGAATGACGATGATAAAGATAATGAGATAGTTTTCAAACAGCCCATATCTGgtgtaaaagaagaaacaaaagacactCAGACGCCTACAAGTTCAAGGAAAAAAAGACGAAAAAAAAGCACCCAGTAA